A DNA window from Candidatus Polarisedimenticolia bacterium contains the following coding sequences:
- a CDS encoding DUF2277 domain-containing protein, producing the protein MCRNIRTLYNFAPPTTDEEVHAASLQFVRKISGFTRPSQANEPAFERAVDEVARAARKLLDNLITSAPPRDREVEAAKARKRAAQRFGRP; encoded by the coding sequence ATGTGCAGGAACATCCGGACTCTTTACAACTTCGCTCCGCCGACGACCGACGAGGAGGTGCATGCGGCGTCGCTCCAGTTCGTCCGCAAGATCAGCGGCTTCACGCGCCCCTCGCAGGCCAACGAGCCGGCTTTCGAGCGCGCCGTGGACGAAGTGGCGCGCGCGGCGCGCAAGCTGCTCGACAACCTCATAACGAGTGCGCCTCCCAGGGACCGCGAGGTCGAGGCGGCCAAGGCGCGCAAGCGCGCCGCCCAGCGCTTCGGCAGGCCATGA